One window from the genome of Phocoena phocoena chromosome 15, mPhoPho1.1, whole genome shotgun sequence encodes:
- the THUMPD1 gene encoding THUMP domain-containing protein 1 gives MASPVQQSPQPGGGKRKGKAQYVQAKRARRCDGGGPRQLEPGLQGILITCNMNERKCVEEAYSLLNEYGDDMYGPEKFADKDQQPSGSEAEDDDVEAALKKEVGDIKASTEMRLRRFQSVESGANNVVFIRTLGIEPEKLVHHILQDIYKTKKKKTRVILRMLPISGTCKAFLEDMKKYAETFLEPWFKAPNKGTFQIVYKSRNNSHMNREEVIKELAGIVGSLNSENKVDLTNPQYTVVVEIIKAVCCLSVVKDYTLFRKYNLQEVVKSAKDSSQLNAKQAALTGNGKEAKLESGDKSNQKDAAEGKNNQQVVPEDSEELGQTEPVSETHVVSEGAAKPELASQVTEGSESHGNDLS, from the exons ATGGCGTCCCCCGTCCAGCAGTCTCCTCAGCCTGGCGGCGGGAAGCGCAAAGGCAAGGCGCAGTACGTGCAGGCCAAACGGGCTCGGCGCTGCGATGGCGGCGGGCCCCGGCAGCTGGAGCCCGGGCTACAGGGCATTCTCATCACCTGTAACATGAACGAGCGCAAGTGCGTGGAGGAGGCCTACAGCCTGCTCAACGAATACGGAGACGACATGTATGGTCCAGAAAAG TTTGCAGACAAGGATCAGCAACCCTCTGGAAGTGAGGCAGAAGATGATGATGTGGAGGCCGCCTTGAAGAAAGAAGTTGGTGACATTAAGGCATCTACAGAGATGAGACTGAGAAGATTCCAGTCAGTGGAGAGTGGAGCAAATAATGTAGTCTTCATCAGGACACTTGGAATAG aaccTGAGAAATTGGTGCATCATATTCTCCAAGATATAtacaaaaccaagaaaaagaagactCGGGTTATTCTACGAATGTTACCCATCTCAGGCACATGCAAGGCTTTCTTAgaagatatgaaaaaatatgcAGAAACATTTTTGGAACCCTGGTTTAAAGCTCCAAACAAAGGGACATTTCAGATTGTATATAAATCTCGAAATAACAGTCACATGAATAGAGAAGAAGTTATCAAAGAATTGGCAG GAATAGTAGGCAGCCTCAATTCGGAAAATAAAGTAGATCTTACCAATCCACAGTACACAGTGGTAGTAGAAATCATTAAAGCTGTCTGTTGCCTGAGTGTTGTGAAAGATTACACGTTGTTCAGAAAATACAATCTCCAGGAGGTGGTGAAGAGTGCCAAGGACTCGTCACAGCTTAATGCAAAGCAGGCAGCGCTAACAGGAAATGGGAAAGAAGCTAAATTGGAATCTGGTGACAAATCAAATCAAAAGGACgcagcagaaggaaaaaataaccaGCAGGTGGTACCAGAGGATAGTGAGGAGCTGGGTCAGACAGAACCAGTATCTGAGACACATGTGGTGAGTGAGGGGGCCGCTAAACCTGAACTTGCAAGTCAAGTCACAGAAGGATCTGAGTCACATGGAAATGACCTTTCatag